A section of the Pseudanabaena mucicola str. Chao 1806 genome encodes:
- a CDS encoding succinate dehydrogenase/fumarate reductase flavoprotein subunit has product MIDHDVLIIGGGLAGSRAALSVAQNYPNLSVGLISKVHPIRSHSVAAQGGIAASLKNVDNDDWLTHAFDTIKGSDYLADQDAVQVLTQSAPEVIIDLEHLGVLFSRAEDGKIAQRPFGGHTYSRACYAADKTGHAILHELVMNLMRLGGTIYQEWYVMDLIYEDGTNGTEVKGVVAYSLETSRIEVFRAKAVLMATGGYGRVFNTTSNDLASTGDGLCLTANIGLPLQDMEFVQFHPTGLYPVGVLISEAVRGEGAYLINDLGDRFMANYPISKNRMELSPRDITSRNIACEIMEGRGINGGNYVYLDVRHLGKEKILSRIPFAREEGLRLAGVDCIEHPLPVRPTVHYSMGGIPTNINCQVLGSDSQPITGFFAAGETACVSVHGANRLGANSLLECVVFGKRAGEKIGEYVSDRSMPKLVSRPYLIDAEAKLKRMLAKQGTSRIADIRQQLQDTMTEHCGIFRDDQRLKDGLQKIQTIRDRYDHDLLVDDRSTVFNMELMQAIELRSLFTVSEIIMSSALSRKESRGAHSREDYPIRDDANYLKHTLGYLENGQVKTSDRRVDMSLQNIDRDRFTPQERKY; this is encoded by the coding sequence ATGATTGATCACGATGTACTAATTATTGGTGGTGGATTAGCAGGCTCCAGAGCCGCATTGTCTGTTGCCCAAAATTATCCTAATCTAAGCGTGGGCTTAATTTCTAAGGTGCATCCGATCCGATCGCATTCCGTTGCTGCCCAAGGAGGCATCGCCGCCTCCCTCAAAAATGTCGATAATGATGACTGGCTGACTCATGCGTTCGATACGATTAAGGGTTCCGATTATCTCGCCGATCAGGATGCTGTGCAGGTTTTAACCCAATCGGCTCCTGAAGTAATTATTGATTTGGAACATTTAGGGGTTCTCTTTTCCCGTGCCGAAGATGGCAAGATTGCCCAAAGACCCTTTGGCGGACATACCTATAGTCGCGCTTGCTATGCCGCAGACAAAACGGGACACGCGATTTTACATGAATTGGTGATGAATCTGATGCGACTCGGTGGCACGATTTACCAAGAATGGTATGTCATGGATTTAATTTATGAAGATGGCACAAATGGAACTGAAGTTAAGGGTGTAGTTGCCTATAGTTTAGAAACTTCACGCATAGAAGTATTTCGGGCTAAGGCAGTATTAATGGCAACAGGAGGCTATGGGCGCGTATTTAATACCACCTCTAATGATCTTGCCTCAACGGGGGATGGACTATGTTTGACCGCAAATATTGGCTTGCCTCTACAGGATATGGAATTTGTGCAGTTCCATCCAACTGGTTTATATCCTGTGGGTGTGCTGATTTCGGAAGCGGTGCGTGGGGAGGGAGCTTATTTGATTAATGATTTGGGCGATCGCTTTATGGCAAATTACCCCATCAGCAAAAATCGGATGGAACTCTCACCCCGAGATATTACATCGCGCAATATTGCTTGTGAAATTATGGAAGGTCGCGGCATCAATGGCGGTAATTATGTATATCTCGATGTGCGCCATTTAGGGAAAGAGAAAATCCTCAGTCGTATTCCCTTTGCAAGGGAGGAAGGTTTGCGCCTCGCAGGCGTGGACTGTATTGAACATCCTTTGCCCGTCCGTCCTACGGTTCATTACTCGATGGGGGGCATTCCTACGAATATCAATTGTCAAGTACTTGGCTCAGATAGTCAGCCGATTACAGGATTTTTTGCCGCAGGGGAAACGGCTTGTGTGTCCGTCCATGGAGCAAATCGCTTGGGTGCAAATTCACTTTTAGAGTGTGTCGTTTTCGGTAAACGTGCTGGTGAAAAAATCGGCGAATATGTCAGCGATCGCTCCATGCCTAAGCTTGTGTCGCGCCCCTACCTGATCGATGCCGAGGCTAAGCTCAAAAGAATGTTAGCCAAGCAAGGTACATCTCGCATTGCCGATATTCGCCAACAATTGCAAGATACGATGACCGAGCATTGTGGCATCTTCCGTGATGATCAACGCCTCAAAGACGGTTTACAAAAAATCCAAACTATTCGCGATCGCTATGATCATGATTTGCTAGTTGATGATCGCAGTACGGTTTTTAATATGGAACTGATGCAAGCGATCGAATTACGCAGCTTGTTTACTGTCAGTGAAATTATTATGTCCAGTGCTTTATCGCGCAAGGAAAGTCGTGGTGCACATTCTCGCGAAGACTATCCCATTCGTGATGATGCTAATTACCTGAAACATACTCTCGGCTATTTAGAAAATGGTCAGGTCAAAACTAGCGATCGCCGCGTTGATATGAGCTTACAAAATATTGATCGCGATCGCTTTACCCCCCAAGAACGCAAGTATTAA
- the yidD gene encoding membrane protein insertion efficiency factor YidD yields MQKRIPVKLPVTNILSTATRTIAVTTIAGYQRFISPHKGFSCAHRVLYGCESCSQYFKRVIAEDGILVAIANAKGRFQECREANEILKARRTRCQSRRRYYANRLVANTMPIESGEPNDEQDSDISAEPQDSPNPDQPNIGGSRWASKRRSQAKGGESSNNCGNSNDCADFADCINGIDVMDCDRLKCPDLSCSDLNCGHADCLSGMDCSGCGDCGSLDCGGADCGSCG; encoded by the coding sequence ATGCAAAAGAGAATCCCTGTTAAGCTTCCAGTTACCAATATTTTAAGCACAGCTACAAGGACTATCGCTGTTACGACGATCGCTGGCTATCAGAGATTTATCTCACCCCATAAAGGATTTTCTTGTGCCCATCGCGTACTCTATGGTTGCGAGTCTTGCTCACAATATTTTAAGCGCGTGATTGCCGAGGATGGCATTCTAGTAGCGATCGCCAATGCCAAAGGTCGCTTTCAGGAATGCCGTGAAGCCAATGAAATCTTAAAAGCTCGTCGTACAAGATGTCAGTCAAGGCGGCGATATTATGCTAATCGCCTAGTAGCAAATACGATGCCAATTGAATCAGGGGAACCCAATGATGAGCAAGATTCTGATATTAGTGCTGAACCTCAAGATTCTCCAAATCCTGACCAGCCCAATATTGGTGGTTCGAGATGGGCTTCAAAAAGGCGATCGCAGGCAAAGGGGGGTGAAAGTAGCAATAACTGTGGCAATTCTAATGATTGCGCTGATTTTGCTGATTGTATCAATGGTATAGATGTGATGGACTGTGATAGATTGAAATGCCCTGATTTAAGTTGTTCTGATCTTAATTGTGGTCATGCTGACTGTTTATCGGGAATGGATTGCAGTGGCTGTGGCGATTGTGGCAGTCTAGATTGTGGCGGTGCAGATTGTGGTAGCTGTGGTTAA
- a CDS encoding M1 family metallopeptidase, translated as MTRKSWNSCLELGFWDGESDKSKKHKSFQLPGAKPHYNPDRPGQVEHIALDLALDIPQQTITGTTKIRLRPVRDGITDLTLDAVNLRIDSVAITDQIEAKPDPAKAKSKFDYDGEFLKIYLNESTKASVPIEIAIAYAAVQPQRGIYFVQPTEHQPDKPTQVWTQGEDEDSRYWFPCFDYPGQLATSEIRICVPKELNVISNGELIEVKEHKKEKIYHWYQKEVHPSYLMTLAIGDFVEVKDVWKGKPVTYYVDRSRTVDEAILTMGKTPRMIEFFSQKYGYDYAFPKYAQVCVADFIFGGMENTSTTLLTDRCVLDQRAALDNRSSESLVAHELAHQWFGDLVVIKHWSHAWVKEGAATYAEVLWTEHEYGAEEAAYYRLGEARNYLTEDRDRYRRPMVTHVYREAIELYDRHIYEKGGCVYHMLRTELGEDLFWKAIHHFVRTNAHKTVETIDLLRAIEEATGRNILFLFDQYVFRGGHPEYKVGYSWDGDNNLAKVTVSQTQDELFDLKIPIGFGFEDASESQVFKVRVFEKEQAFFFPLKTKPKYISFDQGNHYLKQVTLEYGVAELKAGLQSDPDPLARIQAAEALAKKGGLEAVKALGQALLDEPFWGVRVEIAENLASIKLDQAFEALAKGLEDPNAKVRNAVLSGLAQNKVQKSLDLIKPFIKKGDPSYTVEATAARLSGELAAALSHEREYSKVVKLLQTILKERAGWNEVVRSGAIAGLAKIKESDEALETILKYTEPDVPQSLRLASIRALGAIGKSQTKPKTEKILNRLQVVSQETFFLTQMAVVAALGQIDSARAIGVLRSLSDSTPDGRVRRAADEAVHRVQKAIGKDAGLKQLREELEQLRKDNQSLKSRLESIEAKSKPEK; from the coding sequence ATGACTCGCAAATCGTGGAATAGCTGTTTAGAATTGGGCTTTTGGGACGGAGAAAGTGACAAATCAAAAAAACATAAATCTTTTCAACTTCCAGGCGCAAAGCCTCACTATAACCCTGATCGACCTGGACAGGTAGAACATATTGCCCTCGATTTAGCGCTGGATATTCCCCAACAAACCATTACAGGAACTACTAAAATCCGTCTGCGTCCTGTGCGCGATGGCATAACCGATTTGACTTTAGATGCGGTGAATTTGCGAATCGACTCGGTGGCAATTACTGATCAAATTGAAGCTAAGCCTGATCCTGCCAAGGCTAAGAGTAAGTTTGACTATGATGGCGAATTTTTGAAAATCTATCTTAATGAATCCACGAAGGCAAGTGTGCCAATTGAGATTGCGATCGCCTATGCCGCTGTGCAACCCCAGCGTGGTATTTACTTTGTGCAGCCCACGGAGCATCAACCAGATAAACCCACACAGGTTTGGACTCAGGGTGAAGATGAAGACTCGCGCTATTGGTTCCCCTGCTTTGATTACCCTGGACAATTAGCAACTTCCGAAATTCGTATTTGCGTACCGAAAGAATTAAATGTCATTTCCAATGGAGAATTAATTGAAGTTAAGGAACATAAAAAAGAGAAGATATATCACTGGTATCAAAAGGAAGTGCATCCTAGTTATTTGATGACTTTAGCGATTGGTGATTTTGTTGAAGTCAAAGATGTATGGAAAGGTAAACCCGTTACCTACTATGTAGACAGATCTCGCACTGTCGATGAAGCAATCTTAACGATGGGCAAAACCCCACGCATGATTGAATTCTTTAGCCAGAAGTATGGCTATGATTACGCTTTTCCGAAATATGCTCAGGTTTGTGTGGCTGACTTCATCTTCGGTGGCATGGAAAATACTTCCACAACTTTATTGACTGATCGTTGTGTTTTAGATCAAAGAGCGGCATTGGATAATCGCTCTAGTGAGAGCCTTGTTGCCCATGAGTTAGCGCATCAATGGTTTGGCGATTTAGTCGTGATTAAGCATTGGTCACATGCATGGGTCAAGGAAGGTGCAGCAACCTATGCTGAGGTTCTGTGGACGGAACATGAATATGGAGCCGAAGAAGCCGCCTATTACCGACTGGGGGAAGCGAGAAATTATTTGACTGAAGATCGCGATCGCTATCGTCGTCCGATGGTAACTCATGTCTATCGCGAAGCGATCGAGCTATATGATCGCCATATCTACGAGAAGGGTGGTTGTGTGTACCACATGCTACGTACAGAACTCGGTGAAGATTTGTTCTGGAAAGCGATTCATCATTTTGTGCGGACAAATGCACATAAAACCGTGGAAACAATTGATTTATTAAGAGCGATCGAGGAAGCCACAGGGCGCAATATTCTCTTCCTCTTTGATCAATATGTTTTCCGTGGTGGACATCCTGAATACAAGGTAGGCTATAGCTGGGATGGGGATAACAATTTGGCTAAGGTCACAGTTTCCCAAACTCAGGATGAACTCTTTGACTTAAAGATTCCCATTGGTTTTGGGTTTGAAGATGCTTCCGAATCGCAAGTTTTCAAAGTGCGGGTATTTGAGAAAGAACAGGCTTTCTTTTTCCCTTTAAAGACTAAACCCAAGTATATTAGCTTCGATCAAGGGAATCACTATCTCAAACAAGTCACCCTCGAATATGGTGTTGCCGAACTGAAGGCTGGATTGCAGTCTGACCCCGATCCCCTTGCACGTATCCAAGCGGCGGAAGCATTGGCGAAAAAAGGTGGATTGGAAGCGGTGAAAGCCCTCGGTCAAGCTTTACTCGATGAACCTTTCTGGGGTGTGCGTGTGGAAATTGCCGAAAATCTTGCCTCCATTAAGCTCGATCAAGCTTTTGAAGCATTAGCGAAGGGATTGGAAGATCCCAATGCGAAGGTGAGAAATGCAGTTCTCAGTGGTTTAGCACAGAACAAGGTACAGAAGAGTTTGGACTTGATTAAACCATTCATTAAGAAGGGAGATCCGAGCTATACAGTTGAAGCCACTGCCGCGAGATTATCGGGTGAATTAGCCGCCGCATTGAGTCATGAACGGGAATATTCCAAAGTGGTCAAACTCTTGCAGACAATTCTCAAAGAACGCGCAGGTTGGAATGAAGTGGTTCGTTCAGGAGCGATCGCTGGTTTAGCCAAAATCAAGGAATCCGATGAGGCACTAGAAACCATCCTCAAATATACGGAACCCGATGTACCTCAATCCTTGCGCCTAGCTTCGATTCGCGCCCTTGGAGCCATTGGCAAGTCGCAAACTAAACCCAAAACCGAGAAAATCCTCAATCGGTTGCAGGTGGTTTCCCAAGAGACATTCTTTTTAACGCAAATGGCAGTGGTTGCGGCTTTGGGACAAATCGATAGTGCTAGAGCAATTGGTGTTCTGCGATCGCTCTCCGACTCGACCCCCGATGGTCGGGTGCGACGGGCTGCTGATGAAGCCGTTCACCGTGTCCAAAAGGCGATCGGTAAGGATGCAGGCTTAAAGCAACTGCGCGAAGAACTCGAGCAATTGCGTAAGGATAATCAATCCCTCAAGAGTCGATTGGAGTCGATCGAAGCAAAGTCTAAACCTGAGAAATAA
- a CDS encoding GDSL-type esterase/lipase family protein, giving the protein MTTLNLLQTPNISPRSQKPLKITAFGDSIIYGYGDPVNGGWVEQLRRQWMGTAAGHVLYNLGVRGDTSAHVNQRLEREFLLRGELRNKVPDLMILSVGVNDSARVAKLDGKSITDYDRFTLEIANLLDKAQSLCPVVFVGMVPVDESRMPFLNCLHFNHADQFRYKEFTKSACQMREIPYLDVFDLWQERGQVWIGDRICADGLHPNTKGYLALLEDIRNWQPLMQLQPVEA; this is encoded by the coding sequence ATGACAACCTTAAACCTTTTGCAAACTCCGAATATTTCTCCGCGCAGTCAGAAACCTCTAAAGATTACTGCTTTTGGTGATAGCATTATCTACGGCTATGGTGACCCAGTTAATGGAGGCTGGGTTGAGCAACTGCGACGGCAATGGATGGGGACAGCAGCAGGGCATGTTCTTTATAATTTAGGTGTCAGAGGCGATACATCCGCCCATGTCAATCAACGCTTAGAGCGAGAATTTTTGCTGCGCGGTGAATTGCGAAATAAAGTTCCTGATTTGATGATTTTGTCAGTTGGGGTCAATGACTCGGCGCGAGTAGCTAAGCTTGATGGCAAAAGTATTACAGACTATGATCGCTTCACCCTAGAAATCGCGAACTTACTAGACAAAGCGCAAAGTCTCTGCCCAGTAGTCTTCGTAGGTATGGTTCCCGTTGATGAATCACGAATGCCATTTCTTAATTGCTTACATTTCAATCACGCAGATCAATTTCGCTATAAAGAATTTACGAAATCAGCTTGCCAAATGCGCGAGATTCCCTACCTTGATGTATTTGATCTATGGCAAGAACGGGGGCAAGTTTGGATAGGCGATCGCATCTGTGCAGATGGCTTGCACCCAAATACAAAGGGTTATCTCGCACTTTTAGAAGATATTCGTAACTGGCAGCCATTGATGCAATTACAGCCTGTTGAAGCGTGA
- a CDS encoding PRC-barrel domain-containing protein: MMQSENLRQRAAVLGLQVFSKRSAIRLGIVTQIWLDVDQRRVTGVTVAERFIPGTPIGIGDTFFMALDNIDLLGPDAILVDDESVLEDILITERYTNLINNEVVTESGELLGKVRDFKFDPETGDLMFLIVASVGNPIIPASLISTYEIDVNEIIAVGRDRIIVTEGMEDRMTQLSKGLLERLGLGKAPWEDDFEDDYLPPTTTIRDNALSSGTRSTYSPPPQQQRPVYRQEQSWDDGDNWAEERVQVNPPQQQRRQARAEFRPEPSRSITPPPTPVNNYDDDYDDFEDDYPTTSKSEFRNETQQQIRDAWGETKIPDKSKQRIAEEEFDEI, from the coding sequence ATGATGCAATCGGAAAATCTTCGTCAACGTGCCGCCGTTTTAGGTTTGCAGGTCTTTAGTAAGCGATCAGCCATTCGGCTTGGCATTGTCACGCAAATCTGGCTAGATGTTGATCAACGCCGTGTTACAGGAGTAACTGTGGCTGAGCGCTTTATCCCTGGTACACCGATTGGCATTGGTGACACATTTTTCATGGCTCTTGACAATATTGATTTGTTAGGTCCCGATGCGATTCTGGTTGATGATGAATCAGTCCTCGAAGATATTTTAATTACTGAGCGTTACACCAATTTAATTAATAACGAAGTAGTTACTGAGTCAGGGGAATTGCTCGGTAAAGTACGCGATTTTAAATTTGATCCTGAAACTGGGGATCTAATGTTTTTGATTGTGGCTTCGGTCGGTAATCCAATCATTCCTGCGAGTTTAATTAGCACCTACGAAATTGATGTTAATGAAATCATTGCCGTTGGTCGCGATCGCATTATCGTTACTGAGGGCATGGAAGATCGGATGACGCAGCTTAGCAAAGGCTTATTAGAGCGTCTCGGTTTAGGCAAAGCGCCTTGGGAAGATGACTTTGAGGATGACTATCTACCACCAACTACTACCATTCGTGATAATGCCCTGTCATCGGGAACCAGAAGTACCTATTCGCCACCACCCCAACAGCAGCGCCCAGTCTATCGCCAAGAACAATCATGGGATGATGGCGATAATTGGGCGGAGGAGCGCGTTCAAGTAAATCCACCTCAGCAACAACGCCGCCAAGCTAGAGCCGAATTCCGTCCTGAACCATCGCGTTCGATCACCCCACCACCAACTCCCGTTAATAATTACGATGATGATTATGACGACTTTGAGGATGATTACCCCACTACTTCCAAGTCTGAGTTTCGTAACGAAACCCAACAACAAATCCGTGACGCTTGGGGCGAAACTAAAATTCCTGACAAGTCCAAACAACGTATTGCCGAAGAGGAATTTGACGAAATCTAA
- a CDS encoding photosystem II S4 domain protein has protein sequence MLPRDLLNHVENRDTLSRLLDLGDRAVQTWEVVCSDFLSPPEIAEALQVFGKMTEIHCLGWGGYEQAERQRLAIARSELTLELSQVSLTPISISGNFLFDTATHRDFLGAILGTGIERQKVGDINVLGEKGAQAIIVPELVEYLQLHFNQVRTVPVKVNVIAWEELKIRIPVTKELTSTEASLRLDAIASFGFGMSRSKMVDLINGEDVRVNWKTISQPSYQVKTGDLIAIRGKGRVTIGDIMVTKKERYRVQMTRSV, from the coding sequence ATGCTACCTCGTGACCTATTAAATCATGTTGAAAACCGCGATACCCTCAGCCGCTTGCTAGACTTGGGTGACCGTGCTGTTCAAACATGGGAAGTTGTATGCAGTGATTTTCTATCACCGCCCGAAATTGCAGAAGCTTTGCAAGTATTTGGCAAGATGACCGAAATTCATTGCTTGGGGTGGGGTGGTTATGAGCAAGCTGAACGCCAGAGATTAGCGATCGCTCGCAGTGAATTAACCCTCGAACTATCACAGGTCAGTCTCACACCCATCTCGATTTCAGGAAATTTTCTATTTGATACAGCCACCCATCGGGATTTTCTGGGTGCAATCCTCGGTACAGGGATCGAGCGCCAAAAGGTCGGTGATATTAATGTCTTAGGCGAAAAGGGCGCACAGGCGATCATTGTCCCTGAGCTAGTGGAATATTTGCAACTGCATTTCAATCAAGTGCGGACTGTTCCCGTGAAAGTCAATGTCATCGCTTGGGAAGAGTTGAAGATTCGTATTCCTGTTACCAAAGAACTCACTTCCACTGAAGCCTCATTGCGACTCGATGCGATCGCTTCTTTCGGTTTCGGGATGTCTCGCAGCAAAATGGTGGACTTGATCAATGGCGAAGATGTGCGCGTCAATTGGAAAACCATTTCCCAGCCTAGCTATCAAGTGAAAACAGGTGATCTAATCGCAATTCGCGGTAAAGGGCGAGTCACCATTGGCGATATTATGGTTACCAAGAAAGAACGCTATCGGGTACAAATGACGCGATCAGTTTAA
- a CDS encoding serine/threonine-protein kinase translates to MDIYCTRPNCTKPLNSFADLDSGNTIKTITQKFCTSCGMPLLLGGRYIVEHPIARGGFGATFLARDRYTPAMKRCVVKLLQPIGFTSNQMVVAKQMFEREATVLEDLGTHPQIPDLLAYFEVQSGQDEFFYLVQEFVDGFTLEQIVTQHGAIAEADVLEIMHSLLPVLTFIHDKGSIHRDIKPANIMVRKSDQSYFLLDFGAVKQVAGVAQGQKSTGIFTPGYGAPEQMRGDTVFPSTDLYAFAVTCLFLLTGKEPDELFDVSYNKWQWERFVKLSPNFSHVLQRMLESAPSERFTSAADVLQALRSQAPVKSVQVVQPAVTAPVKPAHQASIQVPAPAPLPNFAPAVPKPVAKRSPKTPWLLSASIPTQFIGAFLLGVEAMLLWQVSTTVGIAAIGTPANLIAFATVLLGIILLRISSVLDNKDLFVFVNLLSFAAVWGCQMLAKVQFQTFPSWIEVAQYCGIAGFSAIALMAAFRLVFQLLYSLI, encoded by the coding sequence GTGGATATTTACTGCACGCGCCCCAATTGTACTAAGCCTCTAAATTCCTTTGCTGACCTTGATAGTGGCAATACTATCAAAACAATTACCCAAAAGTTTTGTACGAGTTGCGGAATGCCCCTATTGCTGGGTGGGCGCTATATTGTCGAGCATCCCATCGCCAGAGGTGGTTTTGGTGCAACTTTCTTAGCACGCGATCGCTATACACCTGCGATGAAACGATGTGTGGTGAAGCTATTGCAACCCATTGGTTTTACGAGTAATCAGATGGTGGTTGCCAAGCAAATGTTTGAACGCGAGGCAACGGTTTTAGAAGATTTGGGGACACATCCGCAAATTCCTGATCTACTTGCTTACTTTGAGGTGCAGTCAGGACAGGATGAATTTTTTTATTTAGTCCAAGAATTTGTCGATGGCTTTACCCTAGAACAAATTGTTACGCAGCATGGGGCGATCGCTGAGGCAGATGTTTTAGAAATTATGCATAGCCTCTTGCCTGTCTTGACATTTATTCATGATAAAGGTTCAATCCATCGTGATATCAAACCTGCCAATATCATGGTGCGTAAGTCCGATCAGTCCTACTTTCTCTTGGATTTTGGAGCAGTGAAGCAAGTGGCAGGAGTTGCCCAAGGTCAAAAATCTACAGGCATTTTTACACCTGGCTATGGCGCACCTGAGCAAATGCGCGGCGATACTGTCTTTCCTTCAACAGATCTCTATGCCTTTGCTGTGACCTGTCTCTTTTTATTAACGGGCAAGGAGCCAGATGAATTATTCGATGTTAGTTACAACAAATGGCAGTGGGAGCGCTTTGTCAAGCTCAGCCCTAATTTTAGTCATGTTTTACAGAGGATGTTGGAATCGGCTCCTAGTGAACGCTTTACTTCGGCAGCAGATGTCCTCCAAGCCCTAAGATCTCAAGCACCAGTAAAATCAGTGCAGGTGGTACAACCAGCAGTAACAGCACCTGTCAAGCCAGCACATCAGGCAAGTATCCAAGTTCCCGCCCCTGCACCCCTGCCTAATTTTGCACCCGCAGTCCCTAAACCTGTAGCAAAGCGATCGCCAAAAACGCCTTGGTTACTATCGGCATCAATTCCTACTCAATTTATTGGTGCTTTTTTGTTAGGTGTAGAGGCGATGTTGCTATGGCAAGTAAGTACAACAGTTGGAATTGCGGCGATCGGTACTCCAGCTAATTTAATTGCTTTTGCTACAGTATTGCTAGGGATCATTCTGCTCAGAATAAGTTCTGTTCTTGACAATAAAGATCTATTTGTATTCGTAAACTTGCTAAGTTTCGCAGCCGTCTGGGGATGTCAAATGTTGGCGAAAGTTCAGTTTCAGACCTTTCCTAGTTGGATCGAAGTTGCTCAATATTGTGGAATTGCAGGATTTAGTGCGATCGCTCTGATGGCAGCCTTTCGCCTCGTCTTCCAATTGCTCTATTCCTTGATATAA